A DNA window from Coffea arabica cultivar ET-39 chromosome 6c, Coffea Arabica ET-39 HiFi, whole genome shotgun sequence contains the following coding sequences:
- the LOC140008765 gene encoding uncharacterized protein has product MAYKTSIRTSTGTIPYNLMHGMEAVLPVEVEIPSLRLLMETKLDEPDWIKQRHEQLSLIDEKKLNVICHGQYYQKRMIRAYNKKVKPRLFEKGDKLLKQILLVQKEAKASLHQIGKTDSQEGIA; this is encoded by the coding sequence ATGGCATATAAAACTTCTATTCGAACTTCTACTGGGACAATCCCTTACAACCTTATGCACGGAATGGAAGCAGTTTTGCCAGTTGAAGTCGAAATTCCTTCATTGCGCTTGTTAATGGAGACCAAACTGGATGAACCTGATTGGATTAAACAACGTCATGAGCAGTTGTCTTTGATTGATGAGAAAAAATTAAATGTCATTTGTCATGGTCAGTACTATCAAAAGAGAATGATCCGTGCTTACAACAAGAAGGTCAAACCGCGTCTATTCGAAAAAGGAGACAAATTGTTGAAACAAATTTTGTTAGTGCAAAAGGAGGCCAAAGCAAGTTTGCACCAAATTGGCAAGACCGATAGTCAAGAAGGTATTGCCTGA